One window of Pelmatolapia mariae isolate MD_Pm_ZW linkage group LG18, Pm_UMD_F_2, whole genome shotgun sequence genomic DNA carries:
- the acss2l gene encoding acyl-CoA synthetase short chain family member 2 like isoform X4, translated as MVVPESQDKMYYPLNDLQKDAHVPDFNSYLALYQKSLENPEAFWKEVADEFFWKKPATAPMLQYNFDVTKGSIYVKCMEGAKTNMCYNVLDRHVREGSLGEKVAYYWEGNSPDHQMAITYSQLLSHVCRCANVLKRMGVKKGDRVSIYLPMIPELVYTMLACARIGAVHSIVFAGFSCESLCERIVDAQSSVLVTSDGVYRGEKLINLKQIATEALEKCRERGSASVTKCLVIKHHALKTKSGGACNKLQTPWDSQCDVWWDEAMRDSSEECEPEWLDAEDPLFILYTSGSTGKPKGVLHTVAGYLLYTSMTFKYVFDHHHDDVYWCTADIGWITGHSYITYGPLANGATSVLFEGIPVHPHVGRFWEVIEKYKVTKFYTAPTAIRLLMKYGREPLQNCCLVTKSSHNRYDLSSLRILGTVGEPINPEAWQWYYEVVGQSRCPIVDTFWQTETGGHVLTPLPAATPLKPGSATFPFFGVEPTILNEHGEELEGEAEGYLVFRRPWPGIMRTVFKNHERFENTYFKKFPGFYVTGDGCRRDKDGYYWITGRIDDMLNVSGHLMSTAEVEAALTEHAAVAEAAVVSRPHKVKGESLYCFVTLKDSREFSHTLVDELKRLVIHSHPGAH; from the exons ATGGTTGTTCCTGAGTCTCAGGACAAAATGTACTACCCtcttaatgacctgcagaaggATGCTCATGTGCCTGACTTTAACTCATATCTGGCATTGTACCAAAAGTCTCTGGAGAATCCAGAAG CTTTCTGGAAAGAGGTTGCTGATGAGTTCTTCTGGAAGAAGCCTGCAACAGCACCGATGCTGCAATACAACTTCGATGTGACGAAAGGGAGCATTTATGTGAAATGCATGGAGGGGGCCAAAACCAACATGTGCTATAATGTCTTGGACAGACATGTGAGGGAGGGGAGCCTTGGTGAAAAGGTTGCCTATTACTG GGAGGGAAACTCACCTGATCATCAAATGGCCATCACCTACAGCCAGCTGCTGAGCCATGTCTGCCGCTGTGCTAACGTGCTGAAGCGAATGG gTGTGAAAAAGGGAGACAGAGTGTCTATCTACCTACCGATGATCCCAGAGCTTGTGTACACAATGCTGGCCTGTGCCAGGATAGGTGCTGTTCACTCTATTGTG TTTGCAGGTTTCTCCTGTGAGTCTCTGTGTGAAAGGATTGTGGATGCCCAGAGTAGTGTACTGGTGACATCAG ACGGTGTTTACAGAGGAGAGAAACTGATCAACCTGAAGCAGATTGCAACCGAGGCTCTGGAGAAGTGCCGGGAAAG agGGTCAGCTAGTGTCaccaaatgcctcgtcatcaAGCACCATGCACTGAAGACAAAAAGTGGAGGTGCATGCAACAAACTACAG ACCCCCTGGGACTCACAGTGTGATGTTTGGTGGGATGAGGCCATGAGGGACTCCTCTGAGGAGTGTGAGCCCGAGTGGCTGGATGCAGAGGACCCGCTCTTTATCCTCTACACCAGCGGCTCCACCGGCAAACCCAAG GGTGTTCTCCACACTGTTGCTGGATATCTGCTCTACACGTCGATGACCTTCAAGTACGTTTTTGATCATCACCACGATGATGTGTACTGGTGTACAGCCGACATTGGCTGGATCACCGGACACTCCTACATCACCTATGGTCCACTTGCAAACGGTGCTACGAGCGTCCTA TTTGAAGGTATCCCTGTTCACCCCCATGTTGGCCGGTTCTGGGAAGTAATTGAGAAGTACAAAGTGACCAAGTTTTATACAGCTCCTACAGCCATCCGCCTGCTGATGAAGTATGGACGTGAGCCACTACAGAA ctgctgcctTGTCACAAAGAGTTCCCACAATAG GTATGACCTCTCCAGCCTGAGAATTCTGGGTACTGTGGGTGAACCCATCAATCCAGAGGCGTGGCAGTGGTACTATGAAGTGGTTGGTCAAAGCAGATGTCCCATCGTTGATACCTTCTGGCAAACAGAAACG GGAGGTCATGTCTTGACTCCTCTACCTGCTGCTACACCGCTGAAACCAGGCTCTGCT ACTTTCCCTTTCTTTGGGGTGGAGCCGACCATCCTCAACGAGCACGGAGAGGAGCTGGAAGGTGAAGCTGAGGGTTATCTG GTGTTTAGGAGGCCGTGGCCTGGAATAATGCGCACTGTGTTCAAGAACCATGAGCGCTTCGAAAACACCTACTTCAAGAAATTCCCAGGCTTTTATGTGACTGGAGATG GCTGCAGGCGAGATAAGGACGGCTATTACTGGATCACAGGGAGAATAGACGACATGCTGAATGTGTCAG gcCACCTGATGAGCACAGCGGAGGTTGAGGCGGCTCTGACGGAGCACGCGGCTGTGGCGGAGGCTGCCGTGGTGAGTCGACCTCACAAGGTGAAGGGAGAGTCCCTCTACTGCTTTGTCACCCTCAAAGACAGCAGGGAGTTCAGTCACACGCTGGTGGATGAGCTCAAGAGACTGG tcatccacagccaccctggggcgcactga
- the acss2l gene encoding acyl-CoA synthetase short chain family member 2 like isoform X3: protein MVVPESQDKMYYPLNDLQKDAHVPDFNSYLALYQKSLENPEAFWKEVADEFFWKKPATAPMLQYNFDVTKGSIYVKCMEGAKTNMCYNVLDRHVREGSLGEKVAYYWEGNSPDHQMAITYSQLLSHVCRCANVLKRMGVKKGDRVSIYLPMIPELVYTMLACARIGAVHSIVFAGFSCESLCERIVDAQSSVLVTSDGVYRGEKLINLKQIATEALEKCRERGSASVTKCLVIKHHALKTKSGGACNKLQTPWDSQCDVWWDEAMRDSSEECEPEWLDAEDPLFILYTSGSTGKPKGVLHTVAGYLLYTSMTFKYVFDHHHDDVYWCTADIGWITGHSYITYGPLANGATSVLFEGIPVHPHVGRFWEVIEKYKVTKFYTAPTAIRLLMKYGREPLQNCCLVTKSSHNRYDLSSLRILGTVGEPINPEAWQWYYEVVGQSRCPIVDTFWQTETGGHVLTPLPAATPLKPGSATFPFFGVEPTILNEHGEELEGEAEGYLVFRRPWPGIMRTVFKNHERFENTYFKKFPGFYVTGDGCRRDKDGYYWITGRIDDMLNVSGHLMSTAEVEAALTEHAAVAEAAVVSRPHKVKGESLYCFVTLKDSREFSHTLVDELKRLATLGRTDRGEAAGHWRHRAL from the exons ATGGTTGTTCCTGAGTCTCAGGACAAAATGTACTACCCtcttaatgacctgcagaaggATGCTCATGTGCCTGACTTTAACTCATATCTGGCATTGTACCAAAAGTCTCTGGAGAATCCAGAAG CTTTCTGGAAAGAGGTTGCTGATGAGTTCTTCTGGAAGAAGCCTGCAACAGCACCGATGCTGCAATACAACTTCGATGTGACGAAAGGGAGCATTTATGTGAAATGCATGGAGGGGGCCAAAACCAACATGTGCTATAATGTCTTGGACAGACATGTGAGGGAGGGGAGCCTTGGTGAAAAGGTTGCCTATTACTG GGAGGGAAACTCACCTGATCATCAAATGGCCATCACCTACAGCCAGCTGCTGAGCCATGTCTGCCGCTGTGCTAACGTGCTGAAGCGAATGG gTGTGAAAAAGGGAGACAGAGTGTCTATCTACCTACCGATGATCCCAGAGCTTGTGTACACAATGCTGGCCTGTGCCAGGATAGGTGCTGTTCACTCTATTGTG TTTGCAGGTTTCTCCTGTGAGTCTCTGTGTGAAAGGATTGTGGATGCCCAGAGTAGTGTACTGGTGACATCAG ACGGTGTTTACAGAGGAGAGAAACTGATCAACCTGAAGCAGATTGCAACCGAGGCTCTGGAGAAGTGCCGGGAAAG agGGTCAGCTAGTGTCaccaaatgcctcgtcatcaAGCACCATGCACTGAAGACAAAAAGTGGAGGTGCATGCAACAAACTACAG ACCCCCTGGGACTCACAGTGTGATGTTTGGTGGGATGAGGCCATGAGGGACTCCTCTGAGGAGTGTGAGCCCGAGTGGCTGGATGCAGAGGACCCGCTCTTTATCCTCTACACCAGCGGCTCCACCGGCAAACCCAAG GGTGTTCTCCACACTGTTGCTGGATATCTGCTCTACACGTCGATGACCTTCAAGTACGTTTTTGATCATCACCACGATGATGTGTACTGGTGTACAGCCGACATTGGCTGGATCACCGGACACTCCTACATCACCTATGGTCCACTTGCAAACGGTGCTACGAGCGTCCTA TTTGAAGGTATCCCTGTTCACCCCCATGTTGGCCGGTTCTGGGAAGTAATTGAGAAGTACAAAGTGACCAAGTTTTATACAGCTCCTACAGCCATCCGCCTGCTGATGAAGTATGGACGTGAGCCACTACAGAA ctgctgcctTGTCACAAAGAGTTCCCACAATAG GTATGACCTCTCCAGCCTGAGAATTCTGGGTACTGTGGGTGAACCCATCAATCCAGAGGCGTGGCAGTGGTACTATGAAGTGGTTGGTCAAAGCAGATGTCCCATCGTTGATACCTTCTGGCAAACAGAAACG GGAGGTCATGTCTTGACTCCTCTACCTGCTGCTACACCGCTGAAACCAGGCTCTGCT ACTTTCCCTTTCTTTGGGGTGGAGCCGACCATCCTCAACGAGCACGGAGAGGAGCTGGAAGGTGAAGCTGAGGGTTATCTG GTGTTTAGGAGGCCGTGGCCTGGAATAATGCGCACTGTGTTCAAGAACCATGAGCGCTTCGAAAACACCTACTTCAAGAAATTCCCAGGCTTTTATGTGACTGGAGATG GCTGCAGGCGAGATAAGGACGGCTATTACTGGATCACAGGGAGAATAGACGACATGCTGAATGTGTCAG gcCACCTGATGAGCACAGCGGAGGTTGAGGCGGCTCTGACGGAGCACGCGGCTGTGGCGGAGGCTGCCGTGGTGAGTCGACCTCACAAGGTGAAGGGAGAGTCCCTCTACTGCTTTGTCACCCTCAAAGACAGCAGGGAGTTCAGTCACACGCTGGTGGATGAGCTCAAGAGACTGG ccaccctggggcgcactgacagaggcgaggctgccggacactggcgccaccgggccctctga
- the acss2l gene encoding acyl-CoA synthetase short chain family member 2 like isoform X1 produces MVVPESQDKMYYPLNDLQKDAHVPDFNSYLALYQKSLENPEAFWKEVADEFFWKKPATAPMLQYNFDVTKGSIYVKCMEGAKTNMCYNVLDRHVREGSLGEKVAYYWEGNSPDHQMAITYSQLLSHVCRCANVLKRMGVKKGDRVSIYLPMIPELVYTMLACARIGAVHSIVFAGFSCESLCERIVDAQSSVLVTSDGVYRGEKLINLKQIATEALEKCRERGSASVTKCLVIKHHALKTKSGGACNKLQTPWDSQCDVWWDEAMRDSSEECEPEWLDAEDPLFILYTSGSTGKPKGVLHTVAGYLLYTSMTFKYVFDHHHDDVYWCTADIGWITGHSYITYGPLANGATSVLFEGIPVHPHVGRFWEVIEKYKVTKFYTAPTAIRLLMKYGREPLQNCCLVTKSSHNRYDLSSLRILGTVGEPINPEAWQWYYEVVGQSRCPIVDTFWQTETGGHVLTPLPAATPLKPGSATFPFFGVEPTILNEHGEELEGEAEGYLVFRRPWPGIMRTVFKNHERFENTYFKKFPGFYVTGDGCRRDKDGYYWITGRIDDMLNVSGHLMSTAEVEAALTEHAAVAEAAVVSRPHKVKGESLYCFVTLKDSREFSHTLVDELKRLVREKIGPIATPDFIQNAPALPKTRSGKIMRRILRQIARNDKDLGDLSTLADPKVVEVLFSQRCEAAA; encoded by the exons ATGGTTGTTCCTGAGTCTCAGGACAAAATGTACTACCCtcttaatgacctgcagaaggATGCTCATGTGCCTGACTTTAACTCATATCTGGCATTGTACCAAAAGTCTCTGGAGAATCCAGAAG CTTTCTGGAAAGAGGTTGCTGATGAGTTCTTCTGGAAGAAGCCTGCAACAGCACCGATGCTGCAATACAACTTCGATGTGACGAAAGGGAGCATTTATGTGAAATGCATGGAGGGGGCCAAAACCAACATGTGCTATAATGTCTTGGACAGACATGTGAGGGAGGGGAGCCTTGGTGAAAAGGTTGCCTATTACTG GGAGGGAAACTCACCTGATCATCAAATGGCCATCACCTACAGCCAGCTGCTGAGCCATGTCTGCCGCTGTGCTAACGTGCTGAAGCGAATGG gTGTGAAAAAGGGAGACAGAGTGTCTATCTACCTACCGATGATCCCAGAGCTTGTGTACACAATGCTGGCCTGTGCCAGGATAGGTGCTGTTCACTCTATTGTG TTTGCAGGTTTCTCCTGTGAGTCTCTGTGTGAAAGGATTGTGGATGCCCAGAGTAGTGTACTGGTGACATCAG ACGGTGTTTACAGAGGAGAGAAACTGATCAACCTGAAGCAGATTGCAACCGAGGCTCTGGAGAAGTGCCGGGAAAG agGGTCAGCTAGTGTCaccaaatgcctcgtcatcaAGCACCATGCACTGAAGACAAAAAGTGGAGGTGCATGCAACAAACTACAG ACCCCCTGGGACTCACAGTGTGATGTTTGGTGGGATGAGGCCATGAGGGACTCCTCTGAGGAGTGTGAGCCCGAGTGGCTGGATGCAGAGGACCCGCTCTTTATCCTCTACACCAGCGGCTCCACCGGCAAACCCAAG GGTGTTCTCCACACTGTTGCTGGATATCTGCTCTACACGTCGATGACCTTCAAGTACGTTTTTGATCATCACCACGATGATGTGTACTGGTGTACAGCCGACATTGGCTGGATCACCGGACACTCCTACATCACCTATGGTCCACTTGCAAACGGTGCTACGAGCGTCCTA TTTGAAGGTATCCCTGTTCACCCCCATGTTGGCCGGTTCTGGGAAGTAATTGAGAAGTACAAAGTGACCAAGTTTTATACAGCTCCTACAGCCATCCGCCTGCTGATGAAGTATGGACGTGAGCCACTACAGAA ctgctgcctTGTCACAAAGAGTTCCCACAATAG GTATGACCTCTCCAGCCTGAGAATTCTGGGTACTGTGGGTGAACCCATCAATCCAGAGGCGTGGCAGTGGTACTATGAAGTGGTTGGTCAAAGCAGATGTCCCATCGTTGATACCTTCTGGCAAACAGAAACG GGAGGTCATGTCTTGACTCCTCTACCTGCTGCTACACCGCTGAAACCAGGCTCTGCT ACTTTCCCTTTCTTTGGGGTGGAGCCGACCATCCTCAACGAGCACGGAGAGGAGCTGGAAGGTGAAGCTGAGGGTTATCTG GTGTTTAGGAGGCCGTGGCCTGGAATAATGCGCACTGTGTTCAAGAACCATGAGCGCTTCGAAAACACCTACTTCAAGAAATTCCCAGGCTTTTATGTGACTGGAGATG GCTGCAGGCGAGATAAGGACGGCTATTACTGGATCACAGGGAGAATAGACGACATGCTGAATGTGTCAG gcCACCTGATGAGCACAGCGGAGGTTGAGGCGGCTCTGACGGAGCACGCGGCTGTGGCGGAGGCTGCCGTGGTGAGTCGACCTCACAAGGTGAAGGGAGAGTCCCTCTACTGCTTTGTCACCCTCAAAGACAGCAGGGAGTTCAGTCACACGCTGGTGGATGAGCTCAAGAGACTGG TGAGAGAAAAAATTGGACCAATCGCTACACCAGACTTCATCCAGAATGCCCCAGCGCTCCCAAAAACTCGCTCAG GAAAGATCATGAGGCGAATCCTCAGACAGATTGCTCGCAACGACAAGGACCTCGGGGACCTCTCCACCCTGGCTGACCCCAAGGTGGTGGAGGTGCTGTTTAGCCAGAGATGTGAAGCTGCagcctga
- the acss2l gene encoding acyl-CoA synthetase short chain family member 2 like isoform X2, with the protein MVVPESQDKMYYPLNDLQKDAHVPDFNSYLALYQKSLENPEAFWKEVADEFFWKKPATAPMLQYNFDVTKGSIYVKCMEGAKTNMCYNVLDRHVREGSLGEKVAYYWEGNSPDHQMAITYSQLLSHVCRCANVLKRMGVKKGDRVSIYLPMIPELVYTMLACARIGAVHSIVFAGFSCESLCERIVDAQSSVLVTSDGVYRGEKLINLKQIATEALEKCRERGSASVTKCLVIKHHALKTKSGGACNKLQTPWDSQCDVWWDEAMRDSSEECEPEWLDAEDPLFILYTSGSTGKPKGVLHTVAGYLLYTSMTFKYVFDHHHDDVYWCTADIGWITGHSYITYGPLANGATSVLFEGIPVHPHVGRFWEVIEKYKVTKFYTAPTAIRLLMKYGREPLQKYDLSSLRILGTVGEPINPEAWQWYYEVVGQSRCPIVDTFWQTETGGHVLTPLPAATPLKPGSATFPFFGVEPTILNEHGEELEGEAEGYLVFRRPWPGIMRTVFKNHERFENTYFKKFPGFYVTGDGCRRDKDGYYWITGRIDDMLNVSGHLMSTAEVEAALTEHAAVAEAAVVSRPHKVKGESLYCFVTLKDSREFSHTLVDELKRLVREKIGPIATPDFIQNAPALPKTRSGKIMRRILRQIARNDKDLGDLSTLADPKVVEVLFSQRCEAAA; encoded by the exons ATGGTTGTTCCTGAGTCTCAGGACAAAATGTACTACCCtcttaatgacctgcagaaggATGCTCATGTGCCTGACTTTAACTCATATCTGGCATTGTACCAAAAGTCTCTGGAGAATCCAGAAG CTTTCTGGAAAGAGGTTGCTGATGAGTTCTTCTGGAAGAAGCCTGCAACAGCACCGATGCTGCAATACAACTTCGATGTGACGAAAGGGAGCATTTATGTGAAATGCATGGAGGGGGCCAAAACCAACATGTGCTATAATGTCTTGGACAGACATGTGAGGGAGGGGAGCCTTGGTGAAAAGGTTGCCTATTACTG GGAGGGAAACTCACCTGATCATCAAATGGCCATCACCTACAGCCAGCTGCTGAGCCATGTCTGCCGCTGTGCTAACGTGCTGAAGCGAATGG gTGTGAAAAAGGGAGACAGAGTGTCTATCTACCTACCGATGATCCCAGAGCTTGTGTACACAATGCTGGCCTGTGCCAGGATAGGTGCTGTTCACTCTATTGTG TTTGCAGGTTTCTCCTGTGAGTCTCTGTGTGAAAGGATTGTGGATGCCCAGAGTAGTGTACTGGTGACATCAG ACGGTGTTTACAGAGGAGAGAAACTGATCAACCTGAAGCAGATTGCAACCGAGGCTCTGGAGAAGTGCCGGGAAAG agGGTCAGCTAGTGTCaccaaatgcctcgtcatcaAGCACCATGCACTGAAGACAAAAAGTGGAGGTGCATGCAACAAACTACAG ACCCCCTGGGACTCACAGTGTGATGTTTGGTGGGATGAGGCCATGAGGGACTCCTCTGAGGAGTGTGAGCCCGAGTGGCTGGATGCAGAGGACCCGCTCTTTATCCTCTACACCAGCGGCTCCACCGGCAAACCCAAG GGTGTTCTCCACACTGTTGCTGGATATCTGCTCTACACGTCGATGACCTTCAAGTACGTTTTTGATCATCACCACGATGATGTGTACTGGTGTACAGCCGACATTGGCTGGATCACCGGACACTCCTACATCACCTATGGTCCACTTGCAAACGGTGCTACGAGCGTCCTA TTTGAAGGTATCCCTGTTCACCCCCATGTTGGCCGGTTCTGGGAAGTAATTGAGAAGTACAAAGTGACCAAGTTTTATACAGCTCCTACAGCCATCCGCCTGCTGATGAAGTATGGACGTGAGCCACTACAGAA GTATGACCTCTCCAGCCTGAGAATTCTGGGTACTGTGGGTGAACCCATCAATCCAGAGGCGTGGCAGTGGTACTATGAAGTGGTTGGTCAAAGCAGATGTCCCATCGTTGATACCTTCTGGCAAACAGAAACG GGAGGTCATGTCTTGACTCCTCTACCTGCTGCTACACCGCTGAAACCAGGCTCTGCT ACTTTCCCTTTCTTTGGGGTGGAGCCGACCATCCTCAACGAGCACGGAGAGGAGCTGGAAGGTGAAGCTGAGGGTTATCTG GTGTTTAGGAGGCCGTGGCCTGGAATAATGCGCACTGTGTTCAAGAACCATGAGCGCTTCGAAAACACCTACTTCAAGAAATTCCCAGGCTTTTATGTGACTGGAGATG GCTGCAGGCGAGATAAGGACGGCTATTACTGGATCACAGGGAGAATAGACGACATGCTGAATGTGTCAG gcCACCTGATGAGCACAGCGGAGGTTGAGGCGGCTCTGACGGAGCACGCGGCTGTGGCGGAGGCTGCCGTGGTGAGTCGACCTCACAAGGTGAAGGGAGAGTCCCTCTACTGCTTTGTCACCCTCAAAGACAGCAGGGAGTTCAGTCACACGCTGGTGGATGAGCTCAAGAGACTGG TGAGAGAAAAAATTGGACCAATCGCTACACCAGACTTCATCCAGAATGCCCCAGCGCTCCCAAAAACTCGCTCAG GAAAGATCATGAGGCGAATCCTCAGACAGATTGCTCGCAACGACAAGGACCTCGGGGACCTCTCCACCCTGGCTGACCCCAAGGTGGTGGAGGTGCTGTTTAGCCAGAGATGTGAAGCTGCagcctga
- the acss2l gene encoding acyl-CoA synthetase short chain family member 2 like isoform X5, producing the protein MFSLTTPMAPFFDLPLFLMPGSFMFSILFIQYILYPSCLFVNAPIFKAYIIAGFTTIFKPSLLRCNNSSRLHPACTLFFTSIALRMIRFKAAQFAGFSCESLCERIVDAQSSVLVTSDGVYRGEKLINLKQIATEALEKCRERGSASVTKCLVIKHHALKTKSGGACNKLQTPWDSQCDVWWDEAMRDSSEECEPEWLDAEDPLFILYTSGSTGKPKGVLHTVAGYLLYTSMTFKYVFDHHHDDVYWCTADIGWITGHSYITYGPLANGATSVLFEGIPVHPHVGRFWEVIEKYKVTKFYTAPTAIRLLMKYGREPLQNCCLVTKSSHNRYDLSSLRILGTVGEPINPEAWQWYYEVVGQSRCPIVDTFWQTETGGHVLTPLPAATPLKPGSATFPFFGVEPTILNEHGEELEGEAEGYLVFRRPWPGIMRTVFKNHERFENTYFKKFPGFYVTGDGCRRDKDGYYWITGRIDDMLNVSGHLMSTAEVEAALTEHAAVAEAAVVSRPHKVKGESLYCFVTLKDSREFSHTLVDELKRLVREKIGPIATPDFIQNAPALPKTRSGKIMRRILRQIARNDKDLGDLSTLADPKVVEVLFSQRCEAAA; encoded by the exons atgtTTTCTCTCACTACACCCATGGCCCCCTTCTTtgatcttcctcttttcttaaTGCCTGGCAGCTTCATGTTCAGCATCCTTTTTATTCAATATATCCTCTATCCCTCATGTCTTTTTGTCAATGCCCCCATCTTCAAAGCATATATCATAGCAGGCTTCACTACCATCTTTAAACCTTCTCTTTTACGCTGTAACAACTCATCCCGTCTCCATCCAGCCTGCACTCTTTTCTTCACCTCCATCGCGCTTCGGATGATCCGATTCAAAGCAGCCCAG TTTGCAGGTTTCTCCTGTGAGTCTCTGTGTGAAAGGATTGTGGATGCCCAGAGTAGTGTACTGGTGACATCAG ACGGTGTTTACAGAGGAGAGAAACTGATCAACCTGAAGCAGATTGCAACCGAGGCTCTGGAGAAGTGCCGGGAAAG agGGTCAGCTAGTGTCaccaaatgcctcgtcatcaAGCACCATGCACTGAAGACAAAAAGTGGAGGTGCATGCAACAAACTACAG ACCCCCTGGGACTCACAGTGTGATGTTTGGTGGGATGAGGCCATGAGGGACTCCTCTGAGGAGTGTGAGCCCGAGTGGCTGGATGCAGAGGACCCGCTCTTTATCCTCTACACCAGCGGCTCCACCGGCAAACCCAAG GGTGTTCTCCACACTGTTGCTGGATATCTGCTCTACACGTCGATGACCTTCAAGTACGTTTTTGATCATCACCACGATGATGTGTACTGGTGTACAGCCGACATTGGCTGGATCACCGGACACTCCTACATCACCTATGGTCCACTTGCAAACGGTGCTACGAGCGTCCTA TTTGAAGGTATCCCTGTTCACCCCCATGTTGGCCGGTTCTGGGAAGTAATTGAGAAGTACAAAGTGACCAAGTTTTATACAGCTCCTACAGCCATCCGCCTGCTGATGAAGTATGGACGTGAGCCACTACAGAA ctgctgcctTGTCACAAAGAGTTCCCACAATAG GTATGACCTCTCCAGCCTGAGAATTCTGGGTACTGTGGGTGAACCCATCAATCCAGAGGCGTGGCAGTGGTACTATGAAGTGGTTGGTCAAAGCAGATGTCCCATCGTTGATACCTTCTGGCAAACAGAAACG GGAGGTCATGTCTTGACTCCTCTACCTGCTGCTACACCGCTGAAACCAGGCTCTGCT ACTTTCCCTTTCTTTGGGGTGGAGCCGACCATCCTCAACGAGCACGGAGAGGAGCTGGAAGGTGAAGCTGAGGGTTATCTG GTGTTTAGGAGGCCGTGGCCTGGAATAATGCGCACTGTGTTCAAGAACCATGAGCGCTTCGAAAACACCTACTTCAAGAAATTCCCAGGCTTTTATGTGACTGGAGATG GCTGCAGGCGAGATAAGGACGGCTATTACTGGATCACAGGGAGAATAGACGACATGCTGAATGTGTCAG gcCACCTGATGAGCACAGCGGAGGTTGAGGCGGCTCTGACGGAGCACGCGGCTGTGGCGGAGGCTGCCGTGGTGAGTCGACCTCACAAGGTGAAGGGAGAGTCCCTCTACTGCTTTGTCACCCTCAAAGACAGCAGGGAGTTCAGTCACACGCTGGTGGATGAGCTCAAGAGACTGG TGAGAGAAAAAATTGGACCAATCGCTACACCAGACTTCATCCAGAATGCCCCAGCGCTCCCAAAAACTCGCTCAG GAAAGATCATGAGGCGAATCCTCAGACAGATTGCTCGCAACGACAAGGACCTCGGGGACCTCTCCACCCTGGCTGACCCCAAGGTGGTGGAGGTGCTGTTTAGCCAGAGATGTGAAGCTGCagcctga